One part of the Microvirga sp. TS319 genome encodes these proteins:
- the paoA gene encoding aldehyde dehydrogenase iron-sulfur subunit PaoA, whose translation MVGAGACAALAAAPSVRAQPAPGGTPVMTQVSFNVNGQVRTLELDTRTTLLDALREHLHLTGTKKGCDHGQCGACTVVVDGRRINSCLTLAVMHQGSAVTSIEGLGTPDDLHPMQAAFVKHDGYQCGYCTPGQICSAVAVLDEIKAGIPSHVTADLTAPVQLSEAELRERMSGNLCRCGAYSNIVEAIVEVAGRQG comes from the coding sequence ATGGTCGGTGCTGGGGCCTGTGCGGCGCTCGCGGCGGCGCCGTCGGTGAGGGCGCAACCCGCCCCGGGTGGGACGCCGGTGATGACACAGGTTTCGTTCAACGTGAACGGGCAGGTTCGCACGCTCGAGCTCGACACCCGTACGACGCTCCTCGACGCTCTCCGGGAGCACCTTCATCTCACGGGCACCAAGAAGGGCTGCGATCACGGCCAATGTGGAGCTTGCACGGTCGTGGTCGATGGGCGGCGGATCAATTCCTGTCTGACTCTCGCCGTGATGCACCAGGGCAGCGCGGTCACGTCGATCGAGGGGCTCGGCACGCCGGATGACCTGCATCCGATGCAGGCGGCGTTCGTCAAGCACGACGGCTATCAGTGCGGCTACTGCACGCCCGGACAGATATGCTCGGCCGTGGCGGTGCTGGACGAAATCAAAGCCGGGATTCCGAGCCATGTCACGGCCGATCTCACCGCCCCGGTGCAGCTCAGCGAGGCCGAGCTCCGCGAACGAATGAGCGGCAATCTCTGCCGGTGCGGCGCTTACTCCAACATCGTCGAGGCCATCGTCGAGGTCGCCGGGAGGCAGGGATGA
- a CDS encoding xanthine dehydrogenase family protein subunit M, producing the protein MRAFTYERANAPIEAAAAVARMPGAKFIAGGTNLLDLMKLQIETPTHLVDVNGLKLDAIEPTPDGGLRIGALVRNTDLAADERVRRDYGVLSRALLAGASGQLRNRATTAGNLLQRTRCPYFYDTDQPCNKRQPGSGCSAIGGFSRQLGIIGVSDACIATNPSDMAVAMRALDATVETVRPDGAIRTIPIAEFHRLPDDTPHVETALEPGELITALTLPPPIGGRQIYRKVRDRASYAFALVAVAAIIQQDGTGRVAVGGVAHKPWRIEEAESDLPRGPKIVTEQLLADAKPTHDNAFKVSLVERTLGAVLSEARS; encoded by the coding sequence ATGAGAGCTTTCACATATGAGCGCGCCAATGCGCCCATCGAGGCAGCTGCCGCCGTCGCACGCATGCCCGGCGCGAAGTTCATCGCGGGCGGCACGAATCTGCTCGACCTGATGAAACTGCAGATCGAGACCCCCACCCACCTCGTCGATGTGAACGGTCTGAAGCTCGACGCCATCGAGCCAACCCCGGATGGCGGGCTTCGCATCGGCGCGCTCGTCCGTAACACCGACCTTGCCGCCGATGAGCGCGTCCGACGCGACTACGGTGTCCTGTCACGGGCGCTGCTCGCTGGCGCGTCCGGCCAGTTGCGCAACCGGGCCACGACGGCAGGGAACCTTCTCCAGCGCACCCGCTGCCCCTACTTCTATGACACCGATCAGCCTTGCAACAAACGACAGCCCGGCAGCGGCTGCTCGGCCATTGGCGGGTTCAGCCGACAGCTCGGCATCATTGGGGTGAGCGATGCCTGCATCGCCACCAACCCGAGCGACATGGCGGTAGCCATGCGGGCGCTCGACGCGACGGTCGAGACCGTGCGGCCCGACGGCGCTATCCGGACGATCCCGATTGCTGAGTTTCACCGCCTGCCCGACGACACCCCCCACGTGGAGACGGCGCTGGAGCCGGGTGAGCTCATCACGGCACTGACCTTGCCACCGCCCATCGGCGGCCGGCAGATCTACCGCAAGGTGCGAGACCGCGCATCTTACGCCTTTGCTCTCGTCGCGGTGGCGGCGATCATTCAGCAGGACGGCACAGGACGCGTTGCTGTGGGCGGCGTGGCGCATAAACCTTGGCGGATCGAAGAGGCCGAATCCGATCTGCCGCGCGGACCCAAGATTGTGACTGAACAGCTGCTCGCCGATGCCAAGCCGACCCATGACAACGCATTCAAGGTATCCCTGGTCGAGCGCACGCTCGGCGCGGTACTCTCAGAAGCGAGGAGCTGA
- the paoC gene encoding aldehyde oxidoreductase molybdenum-binding subunit PaoC, with the protein MRFDTPADTNPIDQLKVVGRPTDRIDGRYKTTGKAPYAYERHDVVPGQAYGFVLGSAIAKGRIVAMHLGEAKIAPGVLAIVTTLDMPRLERGKMNAAYLFGGPVVQHYHQAIAVVVAETFEQARAAAYLIRVDYQPEMGKFDLAAEAPHAPLIGDDSGEGSSGPPEARVGNFEDAFAAAAVKLDETYTTPDESHAMMEPHATIAAWDGDRLTLWTSSQMIAWGKGSIAKILGISAENVRLDSPYIGGGFGAKLFIRADAVLAALGARAARRPVKLALTRPLVANNTTHRPATIQRIRIGANRDGTITAIAHESTSGNLAEGKPETAVSQTRLLYAGANRLTAMRLAALDLPEGNAMRAPGEAPGMMALEVAMDEMAERLGLDPIDFRILNDTQVDPEKLDRRFSHRDLVGCLRLGAERFGWDMRNPRPAQVRDGRWLVGLGVAAGFRNNLLTKSAARVRLDSQGGVTVETDMTDIGTGSYTIIAQTAAEMMGIALDKVTVRLGDSAFPASAGSGGQWGANNSTAGVYAACVKLREAVAQQLGFNAADAVFSDGDVRSGNRSVPLAEAARAGELVAEDAIEYGDLAKTHQQSTFAAHFVEVGVDAATGEVRIRRMLAVCAAGRILNPKSARSQVIGAMTMGAGAALMEELAVDKRRGFFVNHDLASYEVPVHADIPRQEVVFLDEVDPMSSPMKAKGVAELGICGVGAAVANAVYNATGIRVRDYPLTLDKLIDRLPEAV; encoded by the coding sequence ATGCGGTTCGACACTCCCGCCGACACCAACCCGATCGACCAGCTCAAGGTCGTCGGACGGCCCACCGACAGGATCGATGGGCGATACAAGACGACCGGCAAGGCGCCCTACGCCTACGAGCGGCACGATGTCGTGCCAGGCCAAGCCTATGGCTTCGTGCTGGGTTCTGCGATCGCCAAAGGCCGCATTGTTGCCATGCATCTGGGGGAGGCCAAGATCGCGCCAGGCGTTCTGGCGATCGTGACGACGCTCGACATGCCCCGATTGGAGCGCGGCAAGATGAATGCCGCCTACCTGTTCGGCGGACCGGTCGTTCAGCATTACCACCAAGCAATCGCCGTGGTGGTCGCGGAGACCTTCGAGCAGGCCCGCGCCGCAGCCTACCTGATCCGCGTCGACTACCAGCCCGAGATGGGCAAGTTCGACCTTGCCGCGGAGGCGCCACACGCCCCGCTCATTGGGGACGACAGTGGTGAGGGAAGCAGCGGACCTCCTGAAGCCCGTGTTGGCAACTTCGAGGATGCTTTCGCGGCAGCGGCAGTGAAGCTCGACGAGACTTACACGACGCCCGACGAGAGCCACGCCATGATGGAACCACACGCCACCATCGCAGCATGGGACGGCGATCGGCTGACCCTCTGGACATCGAGCCAGATGATCGCCTGGGGCAAAGGCAGCATTGCGAAAATCCTCGGCATCAGCGCAGAGAACGTTCGGCTCGACTCGCCCTATATCGGCGGTGGCTTCGGAGCGAAGCTATTCATTCGGGCCGATGCCGTGCTGGCAGCGCTTGGTGCCAGAGCGGCGCGAAGACCCGTCAAGCTGGCACTCACCCGCCCGCTCGTCGCCAACAACACCACCCATCGGCCTGCCACGATCCAGCGCATCCGCATCGGCGCGAATCGTGACGGCACGATTACGGCAATCGCGCATGAGAGCACCTCCGGCAATCTGGCTGAGGGCAAGCCCGAGACGGCAGTATCCCAAACAAGGCTCCTCTACGCGGGCGCAAACCGCCTGACGGCGATGCGGCTCGCTGCGCTCGATCTTCCAGAAGGCAATGCGATGCGCGCACCGGGCGAGGCGCCCGGCATGATGGCGCTTGAGGTCGCCATGGACGAGATGGCGGAAAGGCTCGGCCTGGATCCGATCGACTTTCGGATCCTGAACGACACTCAGGTCGATCCAGAGAAACTCGACCGTCGCTTCTCGCATCGCGATCTCGTGGGCTGCCTTCGCCTTGGCGCCGAGCGCTTTGGTTGGGATATGCGCAATCCCCGACCTGCTCAGGTGCGGGACGGACGCTGGCTCGTCGGATTGGGCGTAGCGGCAGGCTTCCGCAACAATCTCCTGACAAAGTCCGCAGCGCGGGTCCGGCTCGACAGCCAGGGAGGGGTCACGGTCGAGACCGACATGACCGACATCGGGACCGGTTCCTACACCATCATTGCCCAGACGGCGGCCGAAATGATGGGCATAGCCTTGGACAAGGTGACCGTCCGGCTCGGTGACTCGGCTTTCCCGGCTTCCGCCGGCTCCGGGGGCCAGTGGGGCGCGAACAACTCGACCGCCGGTGTCTACGCGGCCTGTGTCAAACTGCGCGAAGCCGTCGCGCAGCAGCTCGGCTTCAATGCCGCCGATGCCGTATTCTCGGACGGAGACGTGCGATCGGGCAACCGCAGCGTGCCGCTTGCCGAGGCTGCACGCGCGGGCGAGCTTGTCGCGGAAGACGCCATCGAGTACGGCGATCTCGCTAAAACACACCAGCAGTCGACTTTCGCGGCTCATTTTGTTGAGGTCGGGGTTGACGCAGCGACGGGAGAGGTTCGGATCCGGCGTATGCTCGCGGTGTGCGCGGCTGGGCGCATTCTCAACCCGAAATCCGCGAGGAGCCAAGTGATCGGCGCGATGACCATGGGAGCCGGGGCGGCTTTGATGGAGGAACTGGCCGTCGATAAGCGGCGAGGTTTCTTTGTCAACCACGACCTTGCGAGCTACGAGGTCCCGGTTCATGCCGACATCCCGCGCCAGGAAGTCGTCTTTCTCGATGAGGTTGACCCGATGTCCTCACCGATGAAGGCCAAGGGCGTCGCTGAGCTTGGCATCTGCGGCGTCGGAGCGGCGGTCGCGAACGCGGTTTACAATGCCACCGGCATCCGCGTGCGTGACTATCCGCTCACGCTCGACAAGCTCATCGATCGCCTGCCCGAGGCTGTCTGA
- a CDS encoding alpha-L-arabinofuranosidase C-terminal domain-containing protein, with product MFNYRWGGVQPNRVGIHEILGLCEELGAEPIIAVNFASDGRPEYVNTIRGERRMGTARDAADLVHYCNNPDHSERRTNGRTEPWRVKFWQIGNETSYPKAGHRFSSAENAREYRSFAEAMRSADSSIRLIGWGDQESDTDKWWAEDLLRESGDLVDLVALHMMHQKPDSPNTVLRGREYRNDYQASWTELCSMYDKVDRKLTEARNVIQAIDASQRVAITEGHLSLQPCNKCEILREWISALYHARVLNLYERNADFVDIATLADFVGVSWLVNTVMLGSPRESPYLLPVGHVMRLFRKYGGDAALNVTSEGSTLDVTASRSGQTLYLHVVNTDLQSATKAELTVIGDQPRSAVAHQIAPDDLSTAIDTTALNVFDVETCSVPVENGTIAWRFPKASVTALEVQV from the coding sequence ATGTTCAATTACCGCTGGGGAGGCGTGCAGCCGAACCGAGTTGGGATTCACGAAATTCTTGGTTTGTGTGAGGAGTTGGGAGCCGAGCCTATCATTGCTGTCAATTTTGCGAGTGACGGTCGGCCCGAATACGTCAACACGATCCGTGGGGAGAGGAGGATGGGAACTGCCCGAGACGCGGCGGATCTTGTCCACTACTGCAATAATCCAGATCACAGCGAGCGCCGGACAAACGGCCGGACTGAGCCGTGGCGGGTCAAGTTCTGGCAGATTGGCAACGAGACGTCCTATCCAAAGGCAGGCCATCGCTTCAGCAGCGCAGAAAATGCTCGTGAATACAGAAGTTTTGCCGAAGCCATGCGGTCTGCTGATAGCTCAATCCGGCTTATCGGTTGGGGAGATCAGGAGAGCGATACCGACAAGTGGTGGGCGGAGGATCTCCTGCGCGAATCTGGAGATCTTGTCGACTTGGTGGCACTTCACATGATGCACCAGAAGCCAGACAGTCCAAATACGGTTTTGAGAGGGCGTGAGTATCGGAACGATTATCAAGCAAGCTGGACCGAGCTTTGTTCGATGTATGATAAGGTTGATCGCAAACTCACCGAAGCTCGAAACGTCATCCAGGCAATAGACGCTTCACAACGCGTGGCGATCACGGAGGGGCATCTCTCCCTCCAGCCATGCAACAAATGTGAAATCCTTCGCGAATGGATTTCAGCTCTCTACCACGCTAGGGTCCTGAACCTTTATGAACGCAACGCGGACTTCGTTGATATTGCGACGTTGGCTGATTTCGTGGGGGTATCTTGGTTGGTCAATACGGTGATGCTTGGCTCCCCCCGAGAGTCTCCCTATCTGCTCCCAGTCGGACACGTGATGCGGCTTTTCAGAAAGTACGGTGGCGACGCCGCCCTCAATGTGACAAGCGAGGGATCAACACTGGATGTGACAGCGAGCCGAAGCGGCCAGACTCTTTATCTGCATGTAGTCAACACCGACCTGCAAAGTGCAACAAAGGCCGAGCTTACTGTGATTGGGGATCAGCCCAGATCTGCCGTAGCTCATCAAATTGCGCCTGATGATCTATCGACTGCAATCGATACCACTGCTCTGAATGTGTTTGACGTGGAGACATGTTCGGTGCCGGTCGAGAATGGAACGATTGCCTGGCGTTTCCCAAAAGCGTCAGTGACAGCGCTCGAAGTCCAGGTTTGA
- a CDS encoding LysR substrate-binding domain-containing protein codes for MNQRQIDVFHAVMTAGTASRAAEVLRISQPAVSKAIQELERSIGFPLFERLKGRMIPTPEGKLFQREVEASFLGMAHLRTAAARIRDFGSGEIRIASLSALSTNIVPQALRQFRNRHPQVAITLQAHLSATIRDLIASGQFDLGIAADEVDVTGVIARPFMTCRACLAIYPGHRLENVDIVTPDHLHGEEFIALAPEDTTRREADAILAAASVQTRVVLETPFSSTVCSMVHARLGCGLVNPLTAEVYVNNGLILKPFAPAVHFRTLLLFPLTPRPSQILQDCIQELDQVALEVSRRLADPKRPRTGATPQTK; via the coding sequence ATGAACCAACGACAGATCGACGTGTTTCACGCCGTTATGACGGCCGGTACAGCATCGCGGGCCGCAGAGGTTCTCCGGATCTCGCAGCCGGCCGTCAGCAAGGCAATTCAGGAACTGGAGCGGTCTATCGGGTTTCCGCTCTTCGAAAGGCTCAAGGGCCGAATGATCCCGACCCCGGAGGGCAAGCTCTTTCAGCGGGAGGTCGAGGCGTCCTTCCTCGGGATGGCACACTTGCGCACGGCAGCTGCCAGAATACGTGACTTCGGCTCCGGCGAAATCCGAATTGCAAGCCTGTCGGCGTTGAGCACCAACATTGTCCCGCAGGCCCTTCGCCAGTTCCGGAACAGGCATCCACAGGTCGCTATCACGCTCCAGGCGCATCTTTCGGCGACCATCCGCGACCTGATCGCTTCAGGGCAGTTCGACCTTGGGATCGCAGCAGACGAGGTGGATGTAACCGGTGTAATCGCCCGACCATTTATGACGTGTAGAGCATGTCTCGCGATATACCCAGGGCACCGCCTGGAGAATGTCGACATTGTGACGCCGGATCATCTGCACGGCGAGGAGTTCATCGCACTGGCGCCAGAGGATACGACACGACGAGAAGCTGACGCCATTCTTGCTGCAGCCAGCGTCCAAACGCGGGTCGTCCTCGAAACGCCTTTTTCCTCGACTGTCTGCTCGATGGTCCACGCCAGGCTCGGATGCGGACTCGTTAATCCTTTGACAGCAGAGGTTTATGTGAACAATGGTCTCATTCTGAAGCCATTCGCGCCAGCTGTGCACTTTAGGACCCTTTTGCTTTTCCCGCTTACGCCACGGCCTTCCCAAATCCTGCAGGATTGCATTCAGGAACTCGACCAAGTTGCCTTAGAGGTTTCCCGGCGCCTAGCCGATCCCAAGCGACCTAGAACTGGTGCCACGCCCCAGACGAAATAA
- a CDS encoding PLP-dependent aspartate aminotransferase family protein translates to MSDWTDCVISSEASRDGFASLGIPVYRASTIPFPDAKSYQARHERGEDGYSYGLSGTPTSRSLAQKITALQQGLRTFLVPSGQAAITVSILSFVQAGDRILIADTVYPPLRDFAERDLRRLGIDITFYDPMAPDGLERIICDKTRLIWAESPGSTTMEVQDMARLADIAHRHGALLACDNTWATPLYFKPLAHGADIVVEALTKYFSGHSDVLMGSITVRDQAAAAAIKGKLSRLGIGVSPDDCSLVLRGMETMPIRLQYSSDITKRLLSSIVEQPSVDRILYPALSTCPGHEIWKRDFKGASSVFGIVFTSDATPRVFAALDELKVFVIGASWGGTRSLVAPMPVKANRTAKPWNGEDLVLRVSIGVESFADLRDDLDRFFNYLNRRSIAAIQATQST, encoded by the coding sequence ATGAGCGATTGGACCGATTGTGTGATTTCGTCAGAAGCAAGCCGCGATGGCTTCGCGAGTTTGGGAATCCCGGTTTATCGAGCCTCCACCATCCCTTTTCCTGACGCCAAGAGCTACCAGGCCCGCCACGAGCGTGGGGAGGATGGGTATAGCTATGGCTTGTCGGGCACGCCGACGTCTCGCTCGCTCGCACAGAAGATTACGGCTCTTCAACAAGGGCTTCGGACATTTCTCGTCCCATCCGGACAGGCAGCTATTACGGTTTCCATTCTGTCATTCGTTCAGGCTGGAGATCGTATTCTCATCGCCGATACGGTCTATCCGCCCCTGCGCGACTTTGCGGAGCGTGACCTGCGTCGCCTTGGAATCGATATCACATTCTACGACCCCATGGCTCCTGACGGCCTGGAGCGGATCATATGCGATAAGACCCGGCTGATCTGGGCCGAGTCACCGGGCTCCACGACGATGGAGGTTCAGGATATGGCTCGCCTTGCAGACATCGCCCACCGGCATGGAGCCTTACTTGCGTGTGACAACACTTGGGCAACCCCGTTGTACTTCAAGCCGCTCGCCCATGGTGCCGACATTGTCGTCGAAGCACTGACAAAATATTTTTCTGGTCACTCCGATGTCCTGATGGGTTCAATCACGGTTCGCGACCAGGCCGCAGCCGCAGCCATCAAGGGAAAACTCAGCCGTCTTGGCATTGGAGTATCGCCTGACGATTGCTCGTTGGTTCTGCGTGGAATGGAGACGATGCCTATCCGGCTCCAATACTCGTCCGACATCACGAAGCGCTTGCTCTCATCGATCGTCGAACAACCTTCTGTCGATCGAATTCTCTACCCTGCTTTGAGCACATGCCCGGGTCACGAAATCTGGAAACGCGACTTCAAAGGTGCAAGCAGTGTTTTCGGGATCGTCTTTACATCCGATGCAACACCACGCGTCTTCGCGGCGCTCGATGAACTCAAAGTATTTGTAATCGGCGCGTCGTGGGGCGGGACGCGGAGCCTGGTCGCTCCGATGCCTGTCAAGGCAAACCGCACGGCGAAGCCCTGGAACGGGGAGGACCTCGTCCTGCGCGTCAGTATCGGCGTGGAATCGTTCGCCGATCTTCGGGATGATCTCGACCGGTTCTTCAACTATCTGAACCGGCGCTCTATAGCGGCCATTCAGGCTACTCAGTCCACTTGA
- the ehuB gene encoding ectoine/hydroxyectoine ABC transporter substrate-binding protein EhuB: protein MLKMTRRVSIKASLAAAALMALGIGPAAHAESGAKDRLASGKVTIGIHNRAPWGFRSSTGEVAGYHPDLVKAALEPLGIKEINFVITEFGALIPGLNANRFDMIASGIAITPKRCQEVIFSEPDLAVGDGLIVKQGNPQNIHSYADFAKNSKLRLAGGRGTENTKNAIAAGVPEDQILQLHETTDLVSAVIGGRADAATLSAPSVVSFLQDKNVKGLERATPFTGLMKEDGRPAAMYTAIAFRSDDAALRDLFNERLAKLKADGTVRKIMETYGFTDAELAPDIKTADVCKG, encoded by the coding sequence ATGCTGAAGATGACGAGAAGAGTATCGATCAAGGCGAGCCTCGCAGCAGCCGCGCTCATGGCGCTTGGGATCGGGCCCGCAGCGCATGCGGAGTCGGGAGCGAAGGATCGCCTAGCGTCAGGAAAGGTGACCATCGGGATCCATAACCGGGCACCTTGGGGTTTTCGCAGCAGCACTGGCGAAGTAGCTGGGTATCATCCGGATCTCGTTAAGGCGGCTCTCGAACCGCTCGGCATCAAGGAAATTAACTTCGTCATTACCGAGTTCGGCGCCCTTATTCCGGGCCTGAACGCCAACCGGTTTGACATGATTGCATCCGGCATTGCCATTACTCCGAAGCGTTGCCAGGAAGTGATCTTCAGTGAACCGGATCTAGCGGTCGGCGACGGCCTCATCGTGAAGCAGGGTAACCCGCAGAACATCCACAGCTATGCCGATTTCGCAAAGAACTCGAAGCTCCGGCTTGCTGGCGGAAGAGGCACGGAGAACACCAAGAACGCCATTGCCGCAGGTGTTCCTGAGGACCAGATTCTGCAACTGCATGAAACGACGGACTTGGTCTCGGCGGTGATCGGCGGCCGCGCCGATGCTGCGACACTTTCCGCCCCGAGCGTGGTTTCGTTTCTTCAGGACAAGAACGTCAAGGGTCTTGAAAGGGCAACGCCGTTCACCGGCCTGATGAAAGAGGACGGCCGGCCTGCGGCAATGTACACGGCAATCGCGTTCCGCAGCGACGATGCCGCCCTTCGGGATCTTTTCAACGAGAGGCTCGCAAAGCTGAAGGCCGATGGCACGGTACGAAAGATTATGGAGACCTATGGCTTCACCGACGCCGAGCTGGCTCCTGACATCAAGACCGCAGACGTCTGTAAGGGATAA
- a CDS encoding amino acid ABC transporter permease → MSFADILVGIFEGFGVTASVTMWGMAYAVPFALVFGILQHFTRGPTRLAVTSVIEFWRSSPVIVLLFVFYYTLPTIGITLSGITVAAMALGLNIGGYGSQAVRAALQSLDPGQVEAGKALGLRRLHILILIELPQAFKAMTPTFINQFIQLIKGTALVSLITLTDMTFRAKEISQLQYDPVGTYTALLVAYFIVCYPATIFGRWVEKRVAISERNQGEI, encoded by the coding sequence ATGAGCTTTGCCGACATCCTGGTTGGTATCTTTGAAGGGTTCGGCGTCACGGCCTCCGTCACTATGTGGGGAATGGCCTACGCCGTACCTTTTGCCCTCGTGTTTGGAATCCTGCAGCATTTCACGAGGGGACCGACACGCTTGGCTGTGACTTCGGTCATCGAGTTCTGGCGCAGCTCGCCGGTCATCGTCCTGCTGTTCGTCTTCTATTATACACTTCCAACTATTGGAATCACGCTGTCCGGGATCACCGTGGCTGCCATGGCTCTCGGCCTCAATATCGGCGGTTATGGCAGTCAGGCGGTTCGAGCTGCGCTTCAATCTCTCGACCCCGGGCAGGTTGAGGCCGGAAAGGCACTTGGTCTGCGCCGTCTTCACATTCTGATCCTGATAGAGCTGCCGCAGGCGTTCAAGGCGATGACGCCGACCTTCATCAATCAGTTCATTCAGCTCATTAAGGGAACCGCTTTGGTTTCGCTTATTACACTGACCGACATGACCTTTCGCGCAAAGGAGATCTCACAGCTGCAATATGACCCGGTTGGGACATATACGGCGCTCCTCGTGGCATACTTCATTGTTTGCTACCCGGCCACGATCTTCGGTCGCTGGGTCGAGAAGCGCGTAGCGATTAGCGAAAGGAACCAAGGTGAAATTTAA
- a CDS encoding amino acid ABC transporter permease yields the protein MKFNLAFAIESLPLILSALWTTVWVTVASCAGAALLGFLWEIARRSSRPLSYVMRFVIDFIRSTPLLVQLYFLYFVLPFYGVTLPSFVVGIVGLSVYYSGYLAEVFKAGIDGIPVGQFEAAQSLGLKRLDIVAFVIAPQMLRNIAAPMGNYFVSVLKATPYLAIIAVPEMLGEAMEIASDTFRYAEPMLTVGVVFLVLAVAVAQLVRLMEMRLLKSARR from the coding sequence GTGAAATTTAACCTCGCCTTCGCGATCGAAAGTCTGCCGCTCATTCTCTCCGCCTTATGGACGACGGTCTGGGTCACAGTGGCAAGCTGCGCTGGCGCAGCACTGTTGGGGTTCCTTTGGGAGATCGCACGTCGTTCCAGTCGGCCGCTGTCCTACGTCATGCGGTTTGTGATCGATTTCATCCGCTCCACGCCCCTTCTGGTGCAACTCTATTTCCTCTATTTTGTGTTGCCCTTCTACGGTGTCACCCTTCCGTCGTTCGTCGTGGGGATCGTGGGCTTGAGCGTCTATTACAGTGGTTACCTGGCCGAAGTCTTCAAGGCCGGTATTGACGGCATTCCCGTTGGCCAGTTCGAGGCAGCTCAGTCACTTGGTCTCAAGCGCCTGGACATCGTTGCCTTTGTCATAGCGCCGCAGATGCTGCGCAACATCGCGGCTCCCATGGGAAACTACTTTGTATCGGTTCTGAAGGCGACACCGTACCTAGCGATCATTGCTGTGCCCGAGATGCTCGGGGAAGCCATGGAGATTGCGTCGGACACGTTCCGGTATGCCGAGCCCATGCTGACCGTCGGTGTTGTCTTCCTTGTCCTCGCCGTAGCGGTGGCCCAACTGGTCCGGCTCATGGAGATGCGTCTCCTGAAGTCCGCAAGACGTTGA
- a CDS encoding amino acid ABC transporter ATP-binding protein, with the protein MDAAVSPRSDVHGSEAAIEIIALNKWYGSFHVLKDVDLQVESGRQIVICGPSGSGKSTLIRCINQLERHQRGQIFIHGSEVDPNTWALHDLRRDVGMVFQHFNLFPHLTVLQNCTLAMRRARGMTRHEAEEIARHYLERVRIPEQIGKYPSQLSGGQQQRVAIARALCMRPKVMLFDEPTSALDPEMINEVLDVMTELASDGMTMLCVTHEMAFARKVADAIVFMDGGRIVEQASPSDFFTNPKNERTRTFLRQIL; encoded by the coding sequence ATCGATGCCGCGGTCAGTCCTCGCTCTGACGTTCATGGGTCGGAGGCCGCCATAGAAATCATTGCCCTGAACAAGTGGTATGGGTCGTTCCATGTCCTCAAGGACGTTGATCTTCAGGTTGAGAGCGGCCGGCAAATCGTTATTTGCGGGCCCTCGGGCTCTGGGAAATCCACACTGATCCGCTGCATCAACCAGCTAGAGCGGCACCAGCGGGGACAGATCTTCATTCACGGTTCCGAGGTAGACCCGAACACATGGGCGCTACACGACCTGCGCCGCGACGTGGGTATGGTCTTTCAACACTTCAATCTCTTTCCTCACCTGACTGTGCTTCAGAACTGCACATTGGCAATGCGCCGGGCCCGGGGCATGACTCGCCACGAAGCAGAAGAGATTGCACGTCACTATCTGGAGCGGGTCCGGATCCCAGAGCAGATAGGAAAGTATCCGAGCCAGCTTTCAGGGGGGCAGCAGCAACGTGTCGCTATCGCGCGGGCTCTGTGCATGCGCCCGAAAGTCATGCTCTTTGACGAGCCGACCTCAGCCCTTGATCCTGAAATGATCAATGAAGTGCTCGATGTCATGACCGAACTCGCCAGTGACGGCATGACCATGCTGTGCGTGACCCATGAGATGGCGTTCGCCCGGAAGGTAGCCGATGCCATTGTCTTCATGGATGGGGGACGCATCGTCGAGCAGGCGTCACCATCGGATTTCTTCACTAATCCAAAGAACGAGCGGACGAGGACATTCCTTCGGCAGATCCTCTGA